Proteins from a genomic interval of Caulobacter sp. NIBR1757:
- a CDS encoding alpha/beta fold hydrolase — protein sequence MRPTRRQVAAAMIGAGFALPALSLDQVAAADAPAAPTPAALPPTLDELYQPAGLLDTALSPNGGRLASLRVLREQVANPKTGKNEPKTVEKRTAYVALYASADLTRPPTFVRIGDYDVEQVEWANDERLLIWVRMSKDARGNPTGIQLGGYFFAFPIRRVISVGADGTNPVVLFGNQPKAVKRDFDLGNVVDRLPRDEHIVLMQKWESSKDRYGLYRVDVRTGEATLVELGEKSTDGWYVQDGVPVLRFDSNYRGTTFSVFGRAPGQTDWALIRKTRRNEMERFTDLDVVGVTAQPGVVLISHREDKEEFAAIKEFDIRNLTMGRTLKSVEGADITGVTMDEAETLVAVEFMRDRRDYLFDDPGLTKHYKALNKFYKGEANVTLYDISLDHKHVIFYVTGPRQPGQFVYYNLKTQHLDVLGDQYEHLTAERLARMETLEITTRDGTRITAYLSHPIGEAKNRPMVVMPHGGPEVRDHYEWDRWAQALCARGWLVLQPNFRGSGGYGKRFGEAGRKQWGERMQQDVEDAVAHVVASGAADPNRLAIMGASYGGYAAMMGVVRQPTLYKCAVAISGDFDLIDSLAFSRKEDGADSDTYAYWVASMGDPKTDAALLRAHSPRQRVNEIVVPVMMVAGTEDTIVSPQQSRDMAKALKKAGKTYEHIELPGEGHTGWSDANEKKVLTEAMRFIGKAFG from the coding sequence GTGAGGCCCACACGTCGCCAGGTCGCGGCCGCCATGATCGGCGCGGGGTTCGCCCTGCCCGCCCTGAGTCTCGACCAGGTGGCCGCCGCCGACGCCCCCGCCGCGCCGACGCCGGCCGCGCTGCCGCCGACCCTCGACGAGCTCTACCAACCGGCCGGGCTGCTCGACACCGCCCTGTCGCCGAACGGCGGCCGCCTGGCCTCGCTGCGGGTGCTGCGCGAACAGGTCGCCAACCCCAAAACCGGCAAGAACGAGCCGAAAACGGTCGAGAAGCGCACCGCCTACGTGGCCCTTTACGCCTCGGCCGACCTGACCAGGCCCCCGACCTTCGTGCGGATCGGCGACTACGATGTCGAACAGGTGGAATGGGCCAACGACGAGCGGCTGCTGATCTGGGTGCGGATGAGCAAGGATGCGCGAGGCAATCCGACCGGCATCCAGCTGGGCGGCTATTTCTTCGCCTTCCCGATCCGCCGGGTGATCTCTGTCGGCGCCGACGGGACCAACCCCGTCGTGCTGTTCGGCAACCAGCCCAAGGCGGTGAAGCGCGACTTCGACCTCGGCAACGTCGTCGATCGGTTGCCCCGCGACGAGCACATCGTGCTGATGCAGAAGTGGGAATCGTCCAAGGACCGCTACGGCCTCTACCGGGTCGATGTGCGGACCGGCGAGGCGACCCTGGTGGAGTTGGGCGAGAAGTCCACCGATGGCTGGTATGTGCAGGACGGCGTGCCGGTGCTGCGCTTCGATTCCAACTACCGGGGCACCACCTTCAGCGTCTTCGGCCGGGCGCCGGGCCAGACCGACTGGGCCCTGATCCGCAAGACCCGCCGCAACGAGATGGAGCGCTTCACCGACCTCGACGTGGTCGGGGTGACGGCCCAGCCGGGCGTGGTGCTGATCAGCCACCGCGAGGACAAGGAAGAGTTCGCGGCGATCAAGGAGTTCGACATTCGCAACCTGACCATGGGGCGGACCTTGAAGAGCGTCGAGGGCGCCGACATCACCGGCGTGACCATGGACGAGGCCGAGACCCTGGTGGCCGTGGAATTCATGCGCGACCGCCGGGACTATCTGTTCGACGACCCCGGCCTGACCAAGCACTACAAGGCCCTGAACAAGTTCTACAAGGGCGAGGCCAACGTCACGCTCTACGACATCAGCCTCGACCACAAGCACGTCATCTTCTACGTCACCGGACCCCGGCAGCCGGGTCAGTTCGTCTACTACAACCTGAAGACCCAGCACCTGGACGTGCTCGGCGACCAGTACGAGCATCTGACGGCCGAGCGGCTGGCGCGCATGGAGACGCTCGAGATCACCACCCGCGACGGGACGCGGATCACCGCCTACCTGTCCCATCCCATCGGCGAGGCGAAGAACCGGCCGATGGTGGTCATGCCGCACGGCGGCCCCGAGGTGCGCGACCACTATGAGTGGGATCGCTGGGCCCAGGCCCTCTGCGCCCGGGGCTGGCTGGTGCTGCAGCCGAACTTCCGGGGCTCGGGCGGCTACGGCAAGCGCTTCGGCGAGGCCGGCCGCAAGCAGTGGGGCGAGCGGATGCAGCAGGACGTCGAGGATGCTGTCGCTCATGTGGTGGCCAGTGGCGCGGCCGATCCGAACAGGCTGGCCATCATGGGCGCCAGCTACGGCGGCTATGCGGCGATGATGGGGGTGGTGCGCCAGCCGACGCTCTACAAATGCGCCGTGGCCATCAGCGGCGACTTCGACCTGATCGACAGTCTCGCCTTCTCGCGCAAGGAAGACGGCGCCGACAGCGACACCTATGCCTACTGGGTGGCCAGCATGGGCGATCCGAAGACCGACGCCGCCCTCCTGAGGGCCCATTCGCCGCGCCAGCGGGTGAACGAGATCGTCGTGCCGGTGATGATGGTGGCCGGGACCGAGGACACCATCGTCTCGCCGCAGCAGTCGCGTGACATGGCCAAGGCCCTGAAGAAGGCCGGCAAGACCTACGAACATATCGAGCTGCCGGGTGAGGGTCACACCGGCTGGTCGGACGCCAACGAGAAGAAGGTGCTGACCGAGGCCATGCGGTTCATCGGCAAGGCTTTCGGTTGA
- a CDS encoding D-glycerate dehydrogenase, which produces MAAKRLKVIVTRKLPDPVETRMRELFDTELNLDDKPMGGEQLLDALGRADVLVPTITDRLDSRLLSRAGERMKLIANFGAGVDNIDVATANQRGIIVTNTPGVLTEDTADLTMGLIMAASRRVVEGANVVQSGDFQGWSPTWMLGRRIWGKRLGIIGMGRIGQALARRAKAFGLSIHYHNRKPVSPRIAEELEATYWESLDQMLARMDIISVNCPHTPATYHLLSARRLKLLQNHAIVVNTARGEVIDEGALANMLSRGDIAGAGLDVYEHEPAINPKLLKLPNVVLLPHMGSATVEGRIDMGEKVIVNIKTFMDGHRPPDRVIPSML; this is translated from the coding sequence ATGGCCGCCAAACGACTCAAGGTTATCGTCACCCGCAAGCTGCCCGATCCGGTGGAAACCCGGATGCGCGAACTGTTCGACACCGAACTGAATCTCGACGACAAGCCGATGGGCGGCGAGCAGCTGCTCGACGCGCTCGGCCGGGCCGACGTGCTGGTGCCGACCATCACTGATCGCCTCGATTCCCGCCTGCTGTCGCGGGCCGGCGAGCGGATGAAGCTGATCGCCAACTTCGGGGCCGGGGTCGACAACATCGACGTCGCCACCGCCAACCAGCGCGGCATCATCGTCACCAACACCCCGGGGGTGCTGACCGAGGATACCGCCGACCTGACCATGGGCCTGATCATGGCCGCCAGCCGCCGGGTGGTGGAGGGCGCCAATGTCGTGCAGTCGGGGGATTTCCAGGGCTGGTCGCCGACCTGGATGCTCGGCCGCCGCATCTGGGGCAAGCGCCTGGGCATCATCGGCATGGGCCGCATCGGCCAGGCCCTCGCCCGGCGCGCCAAGGCCTTTGGCCTGTCGATCCACTATCATAACCGCAAGCCGGTCAGCCCTCGCATCGCCGAGGAGCTGGAGGCCACATACTGGGAAAGCCTCGACCAGATGCTGGCCCGGATGGACATCATCTCGGTCAACTGCCCGCACACCCCGGCCACCTACCACCTGTTGTCGGCCCGCCGGCTGAAGCTGCTGCAGAACCACGCCATCGTCGTCAACACGGCGCGCGGCGAGGTGATCGACGAGGGGGCGCTGGCCAACATGCTGTCGCGCGGCGACATCGCCGGGGCCGGCCTGGACGTCTACGAGCACGAGCCGGCGATCAATCCCAAGCTCCTGAAGCTGCCCAACGTCGTGCTGCTGCCCCACATGGGCTCGGCCACGGTCGAGGGGCGGATCGACATGGGCGAGAAGGTCATCGTCAACATCAAGACCTTCATGGACGGCCACCGGCCGCCGGACCGCGTCATTCCCTCGATGCTCTGA
- a CDS encoding SH3 domain-containing protein gives MRAILVLLTTAALLAGCGEAEATKCKTRSGFPVPRFVSLKSGEVNARKGPGEDHRILWVWRVKNMPLMVVAESREWRKVRAPGGDEAWVKAQMVDGGSSVMRTRAGDLPLLDKPKEGAKVVAYLRSGAVAIQLKHKDGWNQLRAGGEEGWAPADEVWGGGPAPDCKGVKVPAG, from the coding sequence ATGCGCGCCATCCTCGTCCTCCTCACGACCGCCGCCCTGCTGGCCGGCTGCGGCGAGGCCGAGGCGACCAAGTGCAAGACGCGGTCGGGGTTTCCGGTGCCGCGCTTCGTCTCCCTGAAGTCCGGCGAGGTGAACGCCCGCAAGGGACCGGGCGAGGATCACCGCATCCTCTGGGTCTGGCGGGTGAAGAACATGCCGCTGATGGTCGTCGCCGAGAGCCGCGAATGGCGCAAGGTCCGCGCGCCGGGTGGCGACGAGGCCTGGGTCAAGGCCCAGATGGTCGATGGTGGAAGCTCGGTGATGCGCACCCGGGCCGGCGACCTGCCCCTGCTCGACAAGCCGAAGGAGGGCGCGAAGGTCGTCGCCTACCTGCGCTCCGGGGCGGTGGCCATCCAGCTCAAACACAAGGACGGCTGGAACCAGCTGCGAGCCGGCGGCGAGGAGGGCTGGGCCCCGGCCGATGAGGTCTGGGGCGGCGGACCGGCCCCCGACTGCAAGGGCGTCAAGGTTCCGGCAGGTTGA
- the fabA gene encoding 3-hydroxyacyl-[acyl-carrier-protein] dehydratase FabA, with protein MTQDRKSSFTYDELIACGRGEMFGDGNAQLPAPPMLMMDRITLITNEGGLYGKGEIIAELDINPDLWFFKCHFIGDPVMPGCLGLDAMWQLVGFFLGWSGAPGKGRALGVGEVKFTGQVTPNVKKVVYRINLKRVIMRKLIMGIGDGVLEADGKPIYEAKDLRVGLFDPATMV; from the coding sequence ATGACCCAGGACCGCAAGTCTTCCTTCACCTACGATGAACTCATCGCCTGCGGGCGGGGGGAAATGTTCGGTGACGGCAACGCCCAGCTGCCGGCCCCGCCGATGCTGATGATGGACCGCATCACCCTCATCACCAACGAGGGCGGCCTCTACGGCAAGGGCGAGATCATCGCCGAGCTGGATATCAATCCGGATCTCTGGTTCTTCAAATGCCACTTCATCGGCGACCCCGTCATGCCGGGCTGCCTCGGCCTGGACGCCATGTGGCAGTTGGTCGGCTTCTTCCTCGGCTGGTCGGGCGCTCCCGGCAAGGGCCGCGCGCTTGGCGTCGGCGAGGTCAAGTTCACCGGCCAGGTGACGCCGAACGTCAAGAAGGTCGTCTACCGCATCAACCTCAAGCGGGTGATCATGCGCAAACTGATCATGGGTATCGGCGACGGGGTTCTCGAAGCCGACGGCAAGCCTATCTATGAGGCCAAGGATCTGCGGGTCGGTCTGTTCGACCCCGCCACGATGGTCTGA
- the fabB gene encoding beta-ketoacyl-ACP synthase I encodes MRRVVVTGIGIVSSIGNNANEVLASLREARSGVTFAPDYAELGFRCQVRAIPDIDWESMVDRRAARFLSSGTAYAHIAMDQAIADSGLEESEISNERTGLIVGAGGPSTKVIVEAAATTREKGPKRIGPFAVPKAMSSGPSAVLATWFKIRGLNFSISSACATSTHCIGSAYEQIAWGKQDVIFAGGTEEEHWTLSDLFDAMGAMSTKFNDTPTKASRAYDTDRDGFVIAGGAGMLVLEEYEHAKARGAKIYGEIVGYAANSDGFDMVAPSGEGAERCMKLAIDSAGGRKIDYLNPHGTSTPVGDSKEMGAVRNLFGADKAPLISSTKSLTGHSLGAAGAQEAIYSILMLNNGFAAESANIEHLDPEFADLPILTSRSDKPLETVMSNSFGFGGTNGCLIMARV; translated from the coding sequence ATGCGTCGCGTCGTGGTCACCGGTATCGGCATCGTTTCGTCGATCGGAAACAACGCCAATGAAGTCCTCGCCTCGCTGCGGGAAGCCAGGAGCGGGGTGACCTTCGCACCGGACTACGCCGAGCTCGGCTTCCGCTGCCAGGTCCGAGCCATCCCCGACATCGACTGGGAGTCGATGGTCGATCGCCGCGCTGCCCGCTTCCTGTCATCCGGCACGGCTTACGCCCACATCGCCATGGACCAGGCCATCGCCGACAGCGGCCTGGAAGAGTCCGAGATTTCCAACGAGCGCACCGGCCTGATCGTCGGGGCCGGCGGGCCCTCGACCAAGGTCATCGTCGAAGCCGCCGCCACCACCCGCGAGAAGGGCCCCAAGCGCATCGGCCCGTTCGCGGTGCCCAAGGCGATGAGCAGCGGCCCCTCGGCCGTGCTGGCCACCTGGTTCAAGATCCGCGGCCTGAACTTCTCGATCAGCTCGGCCTGCGCCACCTCCACCCACTGCATCGGCTCCGCCTATGAGCAGATCGCCTGGGGCAAGCAGGACGTCATCTTTGCCGGTGGCACGGAAGAGGAACACTGGACCCTGTCCGACCTGTTCGACGCCATGGGCGCCATGTCCACGAAGTTCAACGACACCCCGACCAAGGCCAGCCGCGCCTACGACACCGACCGCGACGGCTTCGTCATCGCCGGCGGGGCCGGCATGCTGGTGCTTGAAGAGTACGAGCACGCCAAGGCCCGCGGGGCCAAGATCTACGGCGAGATCGTCGGCTACGCCGCCAATAGCGACGGCTTCGACATGGTCGCGCCGTCGGGCGAAGGCGCCGAGCGCTGCATGAAGCTGGCCATCGACAGCGCCGGCGGCCGCAAGATCGACTACCTCAACCCGCACGGCACCTCGACGCCGGTCGGCGACAGCAAGGAAATGGGGGCGGTCCGCAACCTCTTCGGCGCCGACAAGGCCCCGCTGATCAGCTCGACCAAGTCCCTGACCGGCCACAGCCTGGGCGCCGCCGGCGCGCAGGAGGCCATTTACTCGATCCTGATGCTCAACAACGGCTTCGCCGCCGAGAGCGCCAACATCGAACACCTCGACCCCGAGTTCGCCGACCTGCCGATCCTGACCAGCCGCTCGGACAAGCCGCTCGAAACGGTGATGAGCAACAGCTTCGGCTTCGGCGGCACCAACGGGTGCCTGATCATGGCGCGGGTGTAG
- a CDS encoding FAD-dependent oxidoreductase: protein MTLALPRRTLLLGLGAAGLASRAIAQTDRFVVPPLAPLRMEMGRITKVTVCLRPFRAAGPRLDVEKVGSKRVVHNYGHGGSGWSLSWGSAQIATAKALEGGTKRVAVIGCGAIGLTTALTLLRAGAKVTIYAADRTPYTRSVRATGTWSPDSRIADHDRIDAGFPALWDSMARSSYATWQTLLGRPGDPVAWSDRYGLADPIIETPPIAFPDRPVNAPEIRFFEQRLPGLAPRGHDLQPGQHPFPVSRARLSTSMQFNVAELAHLLTTDFLLEGGRIETRTFNTPADLQRLRQPVIVNCTGYGARALWKDESVVPVRGQINWLAPQPEVHYGLYYRDVNVLPRPDGIVVQYSGTSDMWGYGCEDETPDMAEAEAAIRTIAPLFEAPKAL, encoded by the coding sequence ATGACCCTGGCCCTGCCTCGCCGCACCCTGCTCCTCGGCCTCGGCGCCGCCGGTCTCGCGTCGCGCGCCATCGCCCAGACCGACCGCTTCGTCGTCCCGCCCCTCGCCCCGCTGCGCATGGAGATGGGCCGGATCACCAAGGTCACCGTCTGCCTGCGCCCGTTCCGCGCCGCCGGGCCGCGCCTGGACGTGGAGAAAGTCGGCAGCAAGCGCGTCGTCCACAACTACGGCCACGGCGGCAGCGGCTGGTCCCTGTCCTGGGGCTCGGCGCAGATCGCCACCGCCAAGGCCCTCGAGGGCGGCACGAAACGCGTCGCCGTCATCGGCTGCGGGGCTATCGGCCTGACCACGGCCCTGACCCTGCTCCGCGCTGGGGCGAAAGTGACCATCTACGCCGCCGACCGCACCCCCTACACCCGCTCGGTCCGCGCCACCGGCACCTGGTCGCCCGACAGTAGGATTGCCGATCACGACAGGATCGACGCCGGCTTCCCGGCCCTCTGGGACAGCATGGCCCGGTCCTCGTACGCGACCTGGCAGACCCTGCTCGGCCGGCCGGGCGACCCGGTGGCCTGGAGCGACCGCTACGGCCTGGCCGACCCGATCATCGAGACGCCCCCCATCGCCTTCCCCGATAGGCCGGTTAACGCGCCGGAGATTCGCTTCTTCGAGCAGCGGTTGCCGGGCCTTGCCCCCCGGGGCCACGACCTGCAGCCGGGCCAGCATCCCTTCCCGGTCAGCCGCGCCCGCCTCAGCACCTCGATGCAGTTCAACGTCGCCGAGCTGGCCCACCTGCTGACGACGGATTTCCTGCTGGAGGGCGGCCGCATCGAGACCCGGACGTTCAACACCCCGGCCGACCTGCAGCGGCTGCGCCAGCCGGTCATCGTCAACTGCACCGGCTACGGCGCCCGGGCGCTGTGGAAGGACGAGTCCGTCGTCCCGGTCAGAGGCCAGATCAACTGGCTCGCCCCCCAGCCGGAGGTCCACTACGGCCTCTACTACCGCGATGTGAACGTCCTGCCCCGGCCAGACGGCATCGTCGTCCAGTACAGCGGAACAAGCGACATGTGGGGCTACGGCTGCGAGGACGAAACGCCCGACATGGCCGAGGCGGAAGCGGCCATCCGCACCATCGCGCCCCTGTTCGAAGCGCCAAAGGCTCTATAA
- a CDS encoding enoyl-ACP reductase has translation MAEEYSFPKGDLMAGKTGLVMGVANHNSIAYGIASQLAAQGAKLAFAYLPDMEKRVRPLGEAIGVTDFIPCEVTDDASMDAAFADLEQRFGGLDFLVHSIAFANKDELKGSFVENTTREGFLTAMNISAFSFVDAANRAAKMMKPGGSMVTMTYLGSERVIPNYNTMGVAKAALEAATRYIARDLGPKGIRVNAISAGAMRTLSLAGISGGRGLLSQGRMFSALKEDTSMEGVAGCALWLLSDLGRSTTGEVIHVDAGFHMIGLPDEFANLAG, from the coding sequence ATGGCCGAAGAGTACAGCTTCCCCAAGGGTGACCTGATGGCCGGCAAGACCGGGCTGGTCATGGGGGTCGCCAACCACAATTCCATCGCCTACGGCATCGCCAGCCAGCTGGCCGCCCAGGGCGCCAAACTGGCCTTCGCCTATCTGCCGGACATGGAAAAGCGGGTGCGGCCGCTGGGCGAAGCCATCGGCGTCACCGACTTCATCCCCTGCGAAGTGACCGACGACGCCTCGATGGACGCTGCCTTCGCGGACCTTGAGCAGCGCTTCGGCGGCCTGGACTTCCTGGTCCACTCCATCGCCTTCGCCAACAAGGACGAGCTGAAGGGCAGCTTCGTCGAGAACACCACGCGGGAGGGCTTCCTCACCGCCATGAACATCAGCGCCTTCAGCTTCGTCGACGCCGCCAACCGGGCCGCGAAGATGATGAAGCCCGGCGGCTCGATGGTCACCATGACCTACCTCGGCTCCGAGCGGGTCATTCCCAACTATAACACCATGGGCGTCGCCAAGGCCGCCCTGGAAGCGGCCACCCGCTATATCGCCCGTGACCTCGGCCCCAAGGGCATCCGGGTCAACGCCATCAGCGCCGGGGCCATGCGCACCCTGTCGCTGGCCGGCATCAGCGGCGGCCGCGGCCTGCTCAGCCAGGGGCGGATGTTCAGCGCCCTGAAGGAAGACACCTCGATGGAAGGCGTCGCCGGCTGCGCCCTGTGGCTGCTGTCGGATCTCGGCCGCTCGACCACCGGCGAGGTCATCCACGTCGACGCCGGCTTCCACATGATCGGCCTGCCGGACGAGTTTGCGAATTTGGCCGGCTGA
- a CDS encoding TetR/AcrR family transcriptional regulator, with amino-acid sequence MPRLTGQIDTAKTEAILDAAAEVLAERGLAAPIEEIARRAGVSKQTIYNRYGGKPDLVRALVERRVDSITAPLRSPGAEEHPEETLAAYATSLLHVINDSGYSVMRLSIQSAAELPDLAREVFETGPMRSRRQLAGFLEMEDKAGRMRVDDPMQAAEFFGGMVLGHRQTQVLLRLATDLTDDDIDRLAKAAARVFMRAYAA; translated from the coding sequence ATGCCCAGACTGACCGGACAGATCGACACCGCCAAGACCGAGGCCATCCTCGACGCCGCCGCCGAGGTGCTGGCCGAGCGCGGGCTGGCGGCCCCGATCGAGGAGATCGCCCGGCGGGCCGGGGTGTCGAAACAGACCATCTACAACCGCTATGGCGGCAAGCCGGACCTGGTCCGTGCCCTGGTCGAGCGGCGGGTGGATTCGATCACCGCCCCCCTGCGGTCGCCCGGCGCCGAGGAGCATCCGGAAGAGACCCTGGCCGCCTATGCCACCTCGCTGCTGCACGTCATCAACGACAGTGGTTATTCGGTGATGCGATTGTCGATCCAGAGCGCCGCCGAGCTCCCTGACCTCGCCCGCGAGGTGTTCGAGACCGGTCCGATGCGCTCGCGCCGGCAGCTGGCCGGCTTCCTGGAGATGGAGGACAAGGCCGGCCGCATGAGGGTCGACGACCCCATGCAGGCGGCGGAGTTCTTCGGCGGCATGGTGCTGGGCCATCGCCAGACGCAGGTGCTGCTGCGCCTGGCCACCGACCTGACCGACGACGACATCGACCGCCTGGCCAAGGCGGCGGCGCGGGTGTTCATGCGGGCCTACGCCGCCTAG
- a CDS encoding DHA2 family efflux MFS transporter permease subunit, producing MLLIGFAGMAIGQFMAILDIQIVAASLPQIQAGVGASADQVSWIQTAYLIPEVVMIPLSAYLCRLWGTRPVFMMSCAGFTVMSVVAGFSQNIEFMIVARALQGFVGGAMVPAVFATAFTAFPPDKRIMANVATGMIVTLAPTVGPILGGHLTEWLSWRWLFFVNVGPGLLSLFLVGRYANFDRGDRNLASGFDWFGLATMATFLMSLQYVVEEGAKDNWFEDGAILWLTVLCAITGATFVWRTLTYHKPLVQLRAFTDRNFTLGILMTAVSGISLYGGTFLMPLYLGRVRQFSAAEVGTTMLVSGICMFFTGPLVGRLARQIDPRIPMVIGFSMVAWGMWLGHDINGEWGFAEFAVLQAFRGCGVMIAMIATSQLTMSTLPPAMIKDASGLMNLSRNTAGAIAMAYLSTTLTTQTANHMQALSSKVSIASTEAQSMIAGLTQMMAARGVSDPAGAANKAFSYFLNQQASILAFGDGFTVLAIAGALAAALALFAKPARTPPTAAALEAAAEAH from the coding sequence ATGCTGCTGATCGGCTTCGCCGGCATGGCGATCGGCCAGTTCATGGCCATCCTCGATATCCAGATCGTGGCGGCGTCGCTGCCGCAGATCCAGGCCGGGGTCGGGGCCAGCGCCGACCAGGTCAGCTGGATCCAGACGGCCTACCTGATCCCCGAAGTGGTGATGATCCCGCTGTCGGCCTATCTCTGCCGCCTGTGGGGCACGCGGCCGGTGTTCATGATGAGCTGCGCCGGGTTCACGGTGATGAGCGTCGTCGCCGGCTTCTCCCAGAACATCGAGTTCATGATCGTCGCCCGGGCCCTGCAGGGGTTCGTCGGCGGGGCCATGGTGCCGGCGGTGTTCGCCACCGCCTTCACCGCCTTTCCGCCCGACAAGCGGATCATGGCCAATGTCGCCACCGGCATGATCGTCACCCTGGCCCCGACCGTCGGACCGATCCTCGGGGGCCACCTGACCGAGTGGCTCAGCTGGCGCTGGCTGTTCTTCGTCAACGTCGGGCCGGGCCTGCTCAGCCTGTTCCTGGTCGGCCGCTACGCCAACTTCGACCGCGGCGACCGCAACCTGGCCAGCGGCTTCGACTGGTTCGGCCTGGCCACGATGGCCACCTTCCTGATGAGCCTTCAGTATGTCGTCGAGGAGGGCGCCAAGGATAACTGGTTCGAGGACGGGGCCATCCTCTGGCTGACCGTGCTGTGCGCCATCACCGGCGCGACCTTCGTCTGGCGGACCCTGACCTATCACAAGCCGCTGGTGCAGCTGCGGGCCTTCACCGACCGCAATTTCACGCTCGGCATCCTGATGACGGCGGTGTCCGGGATCAGCCTCTATGGCGGCACTTTCCTGATGCCGCTGTATCTCGGCCGGGTGCGGCAGTTTTCGGCGGCCGAGGTCGGCACGACGATGCTGGTGTCCGGCATCTGCATGTTCTTCACCGGGCCGCTGGTCGGGCGGCTGGCGCGGCAGATCGATCCGCGCATCCCGATGGTCATCGGCTTTTCCATGGTCGCCTGGGGCATGTGGCTGGGCCACGACATCAACGGCGAGTGGGGTTTCGCCGAGTTCGCGGTGCTGCAGGCTTTCCGCGGCTGCGGGGTGATGATCGCCATGATCGCCACCAGCCAGCTGACCATGTCCACGCTGCCGCCGGCGATGATCAAGGACGCCTCGGGGCTGATGAACCTGTCGCGCAACACGGCCGGGGCCATCGCCATGGCCTATCTGTCGACCACCCTGACCACCCAGACCGCCAACCACATGCAGGCGCTGAGCTCCAAGGTCAGCATCGCCTCGACCGAAGCCCAGAGCATGATCGCCGGCCTGACCCAGATGATGGCGGCCCGGGGCGTCAGCGATCCAGCCGGCGCGGCCAACAAGGCCTTCTCCTACTTCCTCAACCAGCAGGCCTCGATCCTGGCCTTCGGCGACGGCTTCACGGTTCTGGCCATCGCCGGCGCCCTCGCCGCCGCCCTCGCCCTGTTCGCCAAGCCCGCCAGGACTCCACCGACAGCCGCGGCCCTCGAGGCGGCGGCGGAAGCGCACTGA
- a CDS encoding HlyD family secretion protein encodes MPAISRQRLVPMIAAGVVAVAVIVGGAFWWHGKQSFEGTDNAFVQADTVQVSPQVSGYVLEVLVADNQRVEAGQVIARIDPSTIQARYDQAVANVRALQADVAAVDDKAALEQAMIAQKAAGVSSAQADAGRMAVDSKRYSELAAKGWVSEQKVEQVRAGEKQSAASVAAAQAALVAEQRAAQGLGSAREQKLAQVQAAEAAVQQARLDLERTVIRAPAAGVIGARSVRVGQLVSPGQTMMVVVPLGETYVVANFKETQLSRLRIGQPVEIKADALGKTVIKGRIDSFSPATGAEFALIPVENAVGNFTKIAQRVPVRIVVDKGQTVSGALRPGLSLEVKVDVRVKSGASFAESGVAPAQVAGGEGAARP; translated from the coding sequence ATGCCAGCCATTTCCAGGCAAAGACTCGTTCCCATGATTGCGGCCGGCGTCGTCGCGGTCGCCGTCATCGTCGGCGGCGCTTTCTGGTGGCACGGCAAGCAGAGCTTCGAGGGCACCGACAACGCCTTTGTCCAGGCCGACACCGTCCAGGTCAGCCCGCAGGTCTCCGGCTATGTGCTGGAGGTGCTGGTCGCCGACAACCAGCGGGTCGAGGCCGGCCAGGTCATCGCCCGCATCGATCCCTCGACCATACAGGCTCGCTATGACCAGGCCGTGGCCAATGTCCGCGCCCTGCAGGCCGACGTTGCCGCGGTCGATGACAAGGCGGCGCTGGAACAAGCGATGATCGCCCAGAAGGCCGCCGGCGTCTCCAGCGCCCAGGCCGACGCCGGACGCATGGCGGTCGATTCCAAACGCTACAGCGAGCTGGCCGCCAAGGGCTGGGTCTCCGAACAGAAGGTCGAGCAGGTCCGGGCCGGCGAAAAGCAGAGCGCCGCCTCCGTCGCCGCCGCCCAGGCCGCCCTGGTGGCAGAACAGCGCGCCGCCCAGGGTCTGGGCTCGGCCCGCGAACAGAAACTGGCCCAGGTGCAGGCCGCCGAGGCCGCCGTGCAGCAGGCCCGGCTGGATCTGGAGCGCACTGTCATCCGCGCTCCGGCAGCCGGCGTCATCGGGGCCCGCTCGGTGCGGGTCGGCCAGCTGGTGTCGCCCGGCCAGACGATGATGGTCGTGGTGCCTCTGGGCGAGACCTATGTGGTCGCCAACTTCAAGGAAACCCAGCTAAGCCGCCTGCGCATCGGCCAGCCGGTCGAGATCAAGGCCGACGCGCTCGGCAAGACGGTGATCAAGGGGCGCATCGACAGTTTCTCCCCGGCCACTGGGGCCGAGTTCGCCCTGATCCCGGTCGAGAACGCGGTCGGCAACTTCACCAAGATCGCCCAGCGGGTGCCGGTGCGCATCGTCGTCGACAAGGGCCAGACGGTCAGCGGGGCGCTGCGGCCCGGGCTGTCGCTGGAGGTGAAGGTCGATGTGCGGGTCAAGTCGGGGGCCAGTTTCGCCGAGAGCGGTGTCGCCCCGGCCCAGGTCGCGGGCGGCGAAGGCGCCGCCCGGCCGTGA